One genomic segment of Lampris incognitus isolate fLamInc1 chromosome 2, fLamInc1.hap2, whole genome shotgun sequence includes these proteins:
- the eif4ba gene encoding eukaryotic translation initiation factor 4Ba isoform X2 produces the protein MAASAKKKNKKGKTLTLTDFLAEDSGGNAPAPSYPTKSTSWADETDDLDGDVSTSWHTEEDMYRAPPIDRSILPTAPRSAREPNIDRSCLPRSPPYTAFLGNLPYEVTEESIKDFFRGLAISAVRLPREPSNPERLKGFGYAEFDDVDSLLRALSLNEENLGNRRIRVDIADQSNDKERDNGHMGGRDRGGRMADMGPDKTDSDWRARPSADDEGPPKRDDAFGERSRDRFESDRYRDGPRRDNDRYEGGRDRYRDRYDDRDRRDRYDDRDRRGGYEDRDRRDYDRGGFDSRSGGSRRAFGSGFRRDYDDNRGSNDRYGERDRYGGDRDDRYDRREERREERAPLQRPKLNLKPRSVPKEEEEQGGGSSSVPVTTQSSGSRSSSIFGGAKPVDTAAKEREVEERLKKEQERLARQLEEDKSRGLDRKPRDKDRDPSWRNEESQAERSRTGSESSQQGSTSGRGSRRRESERSVENEVFSGKEDDPSSPVASSPRPPSTSSSKEPLKVMPAPPPKENAWAKRSAASAGCSEGEGCSPVSPSGTSPPKLSSSSSVDEKGSGKDENKADGVRRDRGAPKGRGGTAAPAAGRGRGEVPNKDRRREPERKDNKKDSRPTPEPKKYEETPTPFSAASKYAALLMDGDQGEDVEDVE, from the exons ATGGCGGCGTCAG CtaagaagaagaataagaaggGGAAGACCCTTACACTGACCGACTTCCTAGCTGAGGACAGTGGAGGCAATGCCCCTGCCCCCAGTTACCCAACCAAGTCCACCAGTTGGGCAGATGAAACTGACGACCTGGATGGAGATG TCTCCACTTCTTGGCACACGGAAGAGGACATGTACAGGGCGCCGCCTATTGACCGCTCCATCCTGCCCACAGCGCCACGCTCGGCCCGCGAACCCAATATTGACCGCTCCTGTCTACCCCGCAGCCCCCCATACACAGCCTTCCTGGGCAACCTGCCCTATGAAGTCACTGAGGAATCTATTAAAGACTTCTTCCGCGGCCTTGCT ATCAGTGCAGTGCGTCTGCCCCGGGAGCCCAGTAACCCAGAGAGGCTGAAGGGTTTTGGTTATGCTGAGTTTGATGATGTGGACTCCCTCCTGAGGGCTCTCAGTCTCAATGAAGAG AATCTAGGAAACCGAAGGATTCGTGTGGATATTGCTGACCAGTCTAATGACAAGG AGAGAGACAATGGACATATGGGTGGCCGGGACCGGGGAGGACGGATGGCAGACATGGGTCCCGACAAGACAGACAGTGACTGGCGGGCCAGGCCCTCTGCAGATGATGAGGGACCTCCCAAGAGAGACGATGCCTTTGGAGAGA GATCACGAGATCGTTTTGAGTCAGACCGTTACAGAGATGGGCCACGGCGGGACAATGACCGTTATGAAGGAGGAAGAGACCGCTACCGGGATCGTTATGATGACAGGGACCGCAGGGATCGCTACGATGACAGAGACCGGAGGGGAGGCTATGAAGACAGGGACCGCAGGGACTATGACAGGGGAG GATTTGACTCTCGCAGTGGTGGCAGTCGTCGTGCATTTGGCAGTGGTTTCCGCCGCGACTACGATGACAATCGGGGTAGCAATGACCGTTATGGGGAACGGGATCGTTATGGTGGTGATCGCGATGACCGTTATGATAGGCGGGAGGAGAGGCGCGAAGAAAGAG CTCCGCTACAGAGGCCCAAGCTGAACCTGAAGCCTCGCAGTGTgcccaaggaggaggaggaacagggTGGGGGTAGCAGCAGTGTCCCAGTAACCACCCAGAGCTCTGGCAGCAGGTCTTCGTCCATCTTTGGCGGTGCAAAGCCAGTTGACACAGCGGCTAAGGAGAGGGAGGTTGAGGAGAGGCTTAAGAAAGAGCAGGAAAGGCTGGCAAGGCAGCTGGAGGAGGACAAGAGTCGAGGCCTTGACAGAAAGCCACGAGACAAAGACCG GGACCCAAGCTGGCGGAATGAGGAGTCGCAAGCTGAGCGGTCCCGCACAGGAAGTGAATCTTCGCAGCAAGGAAGCACTTCTGGAAGAG GTTCCCGGCGTCGAGAGAGTGAGCGCTCTGTGGAGAATGAGGTTTTCAGTGGAAAAGAAGATGACCCCTCATCCCCAGTAGCCTCCTCCCCTCGACCCCCTTCTACCAGTTCCTCCAAGGAGCCACTGAAGGTGATGCCTGCACCACCCCCAAAGGAGAACGCTTGGGCCAAGCGGAGTGCAGCAAGTGCAGGTTGCAGTGAGGGTGAAGGATGCTCCCCAGTGTCCCCTAGTGGCACCTCACCTCCCAAACTCAG CTCTTCGAGTTCTGTTGATGAAAAAGGATCTGGAAAAG ATGAAAACAAGGCTGACGGTGTGCGTCGGGATCGTGGCGCCCCTAAAGGAAGAGGTGGGACGGCAGCACCTGCAGCAGGGCGAGGCCGAGGGGAAGTTCCTAACAAGGACCGAAGGAGGGAACCAGAGAG AAAGGATAACAAAAAAGACTCCAGACCAACACCAGAGCCAAAGAAATACGAAGAGACCCCAACCCCT TTTAGCGCAGCCAGTAAGTATGCCGCTTTGCTAATGGATGGAGACCAAGGAGAAGACGTTGAGGATGTTGAATAA
- the eif4ba gene encoding eukaryotic translation initiation factor 4Ba isoform X1: protein MAASAKKKNKKGKTLTLTDFLAEDSGGNAPAPSYPTKSTSWADETDDLDGDVSTSWHTEEDMYRAPPIDRSILPTAPRSAREPNIDRSCLPRSPPYTAFLGNLPYEVTEESIKDFFRGLAISAVRLPREPSNPERLKGFGYAEFDDVDSLLRALSLNEENLGNRRIRVDIADQSNDKERDNGHMGGRDRGGRMADMGPDKTDSDWRARPSADDEGPPKRDDAFGERSRDRFESDRYRDGPRRDNDRYEGGRDRYRDRYDDRDRRDRYDDRDRRGGYEDRDRRDYDRGGFDSRSGGSRRAFGSGFRRDYDDNRGSNDRYGERDRYGGDRDDRYDRREERREERAPLQRPKLNLKPRSVPKEEEEQGGGSSSVPVTTQSSGSRSSSIFGGAKPVDTAAKEREVEERLKKEQERLARQLEEDKSRGLDRKPRDKDRDPSWRNEESQAERSRTGSESSQQGSTSGRGSRRRESERSVENEVFSGKEDDPSSPVASSPRPPSTSSSKEPLKVMPAPPPKENAWAKRSAASAGCSEGEGCSPVSPSGTSPPKLSSSSSVDEKGSGKDENKADGVRRDRGAPKGRGGTAAPAAGRGRGEVPNKDRRREPERKDNKKDSRPTPEPKKYEETPTPKFSAASKYAALLMDGDQGEDVEDVE from the exons ATGGCGGCGTCAG CtaagaagaagaataagaaggGGAAGACCCTTACACTGACCGACTTCCTAGCTGAGGACAGTGGAGGCAATGCCCCTGCCCCCAGTTACCCAACCAAGTCCACCAGTTGGGCAGATGAAACTGACGACCTGGATGGAGATG TCTCCACTTCTTGGCACACGGAAGAGGACATGTACAGGGCGCCGCCTATTGACCGCTCCATCCTGCCCACAGCGCCACGCTCGGCCCGCGAACCCAATATTGACCGCTCCTGTCTACCCCGCAGCCCCCCATACACAGCCTTCCTGGGCAACCTGCCCTATGAAGTCACTGAGGAATCTATTAAAGACTTCTTCCGCGGCCTTGCT ATCAGTGCAGTGCGTCTGCCCCGGGAGCCCAGTAACCCAGAGAGGCTGAAGGGTTTTGGTTATGCTGAGTTTGATGATGTGGACTCCCTCCTGAGGGCTCTCAGTCTCAATGAAGAG AATCTAGGAAACCGAAGGATTCGTGTGGATATTGCTGACCAGTCTAATGACAAGG AGAGAGACAATGGACATATGGGTGGCCGGGACCGGGGAGGACGGATGGCAGACATGGGTCCCGACAAGACAGACAGTGACTGGCGGGCCAGGCCCTCTGCAGATGATGAGGGACCTCCCAAGAGAGACGATGCCTTTGGAGAGA GATCACGAGATCGTTTTGAGTCAGACCGTTACAGAGATGGGCCACGGCGGGACAATGACCGTTATGAAGGAGGAAGAGACCGCTACCGGGATCGTTATGATGACAGGGACCGCAGGGATCGCTACGATGACAGAGACCGGAGGGGAGGCTATGAAGACAGGGACCGCAGGGACTATGACAGGGGAG GATTTGACTCTCGCAGTGGTGGCAGTCGTCGTGCATTTGGCAGTGGTTTCCGCCGCGACTACGATGACAATCGGGGTAGCAATGACCGTTATGGGGAACGGGATCGTTATGGTGGTGATCGCGATGACCGTTATGATAGGCGGGAGGAGAGGCGCGAAGAAAGAG CTCCGCTACAGAGGCCCAAGCTGAACCTGAAGCCTCGCAGTGTgcccaaggaggaggaggaacagggTGGGGGTAGCAGCAGTGTCCCAGTAACCACCCAGAGCTCTGGCAGCAGGTCTTCGTCCATCTTTGGCGGTGCAAAGCCAGTTGACACAGCGGCTAAGGAGAGGGAGGTTGAGGAGAGGCTTAAGAAAGAGCAGGAAAGGCTGGCAAGGCAGCTGGAGGAGGACAAGAGTCGAGGCCTTGACAGAAAGCCACGAGACAAAGACCG GGACCCAAGCTGGCGGAATGAGGAGTCGCAAGCTGAGCGGTCCCGCACAGGAAGTGAATCTTCGCAGCAAGGAAGCACTTCTGGAAGAG GTTCCCGGCGTCGAGAGAGTGAGCGCTCTGTGGAGAATGAGGTTTTCAGTGGAAAAGAAGATGACCCCTCATCCCCAGTAGCCTCCTCCCCTCGACCCCCTTCTACCAGTTCCTCCAAGGAGCCACTGAAGGTGATGCCTGCACCACCCCCAAAGGAGAACGCTTGGGCCAAGCGGAGTGCAGCAAGTGCAGGTTGCAGTGAGGGTGAAGGATGCTCCCCAGTGTCCCCTAGTGGCACCTCACCTCCCAAACTCAG CTCTTCGAGTTCTGTTGATGAAAAAGGATCTGGAAAAG ATGAAAACAAGGCTGACGGTGTGCGTCGGGATCGTGGCGCCCCTAAAGGAAGAGGTGGGACGGCAGCACCTGCAGCAGGGCGAGGCCGAGGGGAAGTTCCTAACAAGGACCGAAGGAGGGAACCAGAGAG AAAGGATAACAAAAAAGACTCCAGACCAACACCAGAGCCAAAGAAATACGAAGAGACCCCAACCCCT AAGTTTAGCGCAGCCAGTAAGTATGCCGCTTTGCTAATGGATGGAGACCAAGGAGAAGACGTTGAGGATGTTGAATAA